TGTCAGACCACTGGCGCTGGGGACGAATATAGGCTTCTGAATCAAATTCGCGCATCTTCAGCTGTTCACGAACCTGTTCTTCGGTGTAGCCTCGTTTTCCTGTATCTCGTTTAATTTTCCAGGATGCTCGCAATGACTCTGGCGGTGCAAGGTAGGCCTTCACATCAAAGCTATCCCGAGCCGCACGGGTGGAGTAACCCAACAGCCCTTCCAGAATGACGTATTTCCGAGGTTCAATATATTCGGGCGCATCGAACCCACCCGTGGAGTGGTTGTAAATGGGCTTCAGAATCGGCTGCCCATCCCGCAGGAGCCGGAAGTGCTGCTCCATAATATCGACGTAATTGCACTCTGGCGCTAACGCAGAGATCTTCATCTCTGCTCGCTGCTTGCGATCGTAGCGATGATAGTCATCGGTGCAAATAACCGTGACGTCTTCTTCGCCGAGAATTTTAGCAATACCTCGGGTGAGGGTAGTTTTACCGGCGGCGCTATCCCCTACAATCCCGAGAATGATTGGACGGTTACTCATGAAGTCTCCTTAAAGCTTACAAATGGTCAACAAATTTGAGTGAGGTGCCCCATAGCTTCAGGACAGGGATAGAGCACGGCAATGCTTGAATTTTAAGGCACTGCAGCCCCCTTTATCTATCTCAGGTCTCATTGAGAAGAGGCATGAGTCTCTGGTAGCATCCCTCTAGGATTGGTTTCAGTGGCCGGAATGTCAGCGGGCCGACCATCCATTCACACCTCACGGAGAGCAACGAAAGATGGGACTTTTCGATCAAATTGTAAGCGCCATTGATAACCCCAACCTGCAGGCCAGTACTGGACAACTTGGCGGAATTCTCAACACAGTTCAGAGTTTGAGCAACGCTCAAGGAGCAAATCCTGAGTCAACCCAAACGGCTGTAGGTGTTGTCGGTAAACATGTGCGCTCGGCATTAAAGTCGCAGCCATCGGGTGGGCAGGCGCAAGCACTTGTCGATCAGTACAGCGGGACAGGGACCAACCCTGAGGCCGTAAACACACTGTTCTCTGAAGGACAGCAGCAGCAGATGGTACAGGAAATTTCTCAGAGAACGGGGCTAGATTCGAAGGCCATTGCGGGAATGTTGCCAATGCTAGTGCCCTTAGTCTTGAATCTGCTCAATAGCGGTAGCCAAAGCAAAGATCCACGACAGGGCGGCAATCCTGTTTTGAATAGCTTTTTAGATAGCAATGGCGATGGTGACGTCGATGTCTCTGACGCGATGAGGATGGCGGGTCAGTTTTTGAGTAAGCGCTAGCCCTTGAGCTTCTTGCTCAGCATTTGATTCGTGGCCTTGGGATCAGCTCGACCGCTGGTGCGCTTCATCACCTGCCCCATAAAGAACCCCTGCAGCTTTGTCTTGCCGTTACGGTACTGCTCTAGCTCGTTGGGGTTATCGGCAAGCACTGAATCAATCAGCTCCTCT
Above is a window of Acaryochloris thomasi RCC1774 DNA encoding:
- a CDS encoding phosphoribulokinase: MSNRPIILGIVGDSAAGKTTLTRGIAKILGEEDVTVICTDDYHRYDRKQRAEMKISALAPECNYVDIMEQHFRLLRDGQPILKPIYNHSTGGFDAPEYIEPRKYVILEGLLGYSTRAARDSFDVKAYLAPPESLRASWKIKRDTGKRGYTEEQVREQLKMREFDSEAYIRPQRQWSDMIVSFYPPEEGSGQNDLLLNVRLTLRPTIPHPNLTEILNPEGSHLGEAIRLDLERDMGKPVDVLEIDGHATKEQVVELEHILCNEVPYLGQFCSLQGNEDIGKLVGTTGETLQSYPLALTQLMLTYHMLKAAEQGG
- a CDS encoding DUF937 domain-containing protein; protein product: MGLFDQIVSAIDNPNLQASTGQLGGILNTVQSLSNAQGANPESTQTAVGVVGKHVRSALKSQPSGGQAQALVDQYSGTGTNPEAVNTLFSEGQQQQMVQEISQRTGLDSKAIAGMLPMLVPLVLNLLNSGSQSKDPRQGGNPVLNSFLDSNGDGDVDVSDAMRMAGQFLSKR